The stretch of DNA AACGATCTGGTTGCCAACCTGTCCCAGCGGCCACTCTCCGTTCCGAAACTCCTACGGCGTCTACTATGCGGGAACATGGGACGATgccagaagaagacgcACCAGGAACAACCATTCCACCGAGGCCAGTAAAATCACGCCAACGAATCATCCGtgcggagaagaaggaaaagagaagtcGGGTCATCTGCTTTCCTCCCGAATGCACGCCCTGTCTTCTTACACCGGATAGTGATGCCCTCACTTTCAGCTCTACCTTAAccgaggagagagaaaaagaggaagaggatacGGAAGATGTTTGGCAGGctgtggaagaagcagaaaaATGGGTATGGCCAGATCCTCCTTCCAAGACTCTCACTCCTCCTCGAATCCTGGTTacttccttcaccaacCCCTTTCGGCCAGAACCAACTGTGTATGACAACAAGAATGATACAACTCCCAAAGCTTCGAGGTCAATCTATCGAGGGATGAATGGTAGTGCAGATCTATTATCAAAGATCGAGCTGAGGTTGGATCTTACGGTGccgatggagaaggagggcgagggcaAAAAATTCAAGTCATGGGCAAAGGGTATGAGGAGAAAATGGCGAGCATGATCATGACTCTAGGTGGTATTTACTTACCCTGTATCCTATTAGTAGAACTGTATAATTATTAGCGTTCATTCATGTTTTGTCAAGTATAATTCGTTAACTAACTGCTGTCATGTATCCAAGTCACATGTTCGATTTCAGTTTCTTGAGAACTTTTTCAAGATAATTTTATACATCTCACCATAATCCGACAGCTACACACATAAATATCCAGCTCTATAATAAGAAACCCATGTACTATCCATCTCCAATTCCACACATGTTACTTTGAATTAATACGATTTTCGCTTTCACATATAACGttccttttctttatcCATTAACTGCGGTCGTTCGGTAAAAGTTTGCACAGAATATTATTACCCAGATTTGGTTTCCCGAACGTTCATATTGTTCATTGCAAGGTCGTTCCAATCGGtagtaaaaaaaaaaaccaagaCTGATAAAGTATACTTTGGATTTATCGGAATTTATCAGGGATGGCGGGAACAGGAGGAATAGTGGGACCAGAATGGCTAGTGCTCATCGGAGGAGGGATAGCGTTCCCTGGCTTCTGTTGGAACTGCTGATACGATGATGGCTGCTGGTTCTGGCTGTTGCCATTCTGAGGAGAGTTTTGGTTTTGGCGATTTACAGAAAGTTGCTATGAACATCCGTCAGTACTATATACAGAAGtcaaagaaaacaaaaagacaaacCTCGTAATACGCAAAATCCTGCAACAGACTAGTCTTGCTCTTGGTTTGGTGGTCCAAAAAGATTTGTAGGACCTCTGTACCAGCTTCATAGGGCAATTCTTGCGTGTCGCGCGAGTTGGTGATGGGTTTGCACTCGGGAGTGTTGGTCAGTCGGATGTGTCGAAGGGCGCTAACAATGGGTATAAGCGGAAAGAAGCAGTATAACAGTAGAGCAATAGGGACGTACGCTGAGGGAACATCACGGACAAAGATCCATTTGACTTCAAAGATACCTTTCCACTTGTCCTGTGCCCATACTTTGGACGTCTTTGTCTCATCCACACTACTAGGCGGTCAGTACTATAACATGGACTTTTGGACGAGATGGTTCCCTGGTCAGGGACTCTAGACTCACGGCGTTGTCATTTCGGCCACACCGCAGAAATGCCTGGACCCATTGACGCTGAAGAACAAGTATATCGGACCCTTGTTTGCCGTTTCTCTGTACGCAGCGTCCAGACGTTTATTGCCGAGGACGGTAGAAGACCAAATCTCGTGTTTGAGCGATTTCTGAacgtcttcctcctgctcaaaATCCGTCAGCTGCGTATTCTGCAATTTCGTTATGGCAACAACACTTACAGTGTAAGATTTGATAACAAAGAATCTGGCATTCTGAGGTTTGCAGTTGAATGTGGCCGGGTTTaatcccttctttctggCCAACTCGATCACTTCCCTATCCTGCGCGCCCATGCCGTGGCCAGTGGGTGCAGCCGAACTAGATGGTGGGGGGTATCCTTGACCGGGATGCTggttttgagcttgaccgGGATGGCCAGGGGCAAACTGACCAAATCCGTTTGCGCCCATCTGCCCGAAACCCATGTTCATCCCCATCGGGAAGCCCATGTTCATGGGGCCCATACCCATGGGCATTCCCATAGGCATACCATTCATACCCACCGGACCCATTTGAGGCATGCCCATTTGACCCATTTGAGGCTTTAGACCCATATTAAATCCATTGCCAAAGGGCATGTTGTAAGCCCCGTACGGGAACCTTTGAGTCTCATTCTGGCGCGCACGTTCGCTCCAACCGAGCGCACTGGAGGAGCGAGGCATCACGTTGCCGACCATGGGCGTTGAATCACCTCCCACGAGCTTGTTCACCCAGCTAGGTTCTTCGGCACCAGAGTTGATCCTCTGGAGACCTTGCCCACCGGACGGTAAAGTATTATTGGAGGATGGTTGTGGGTGACGCATGATGTCTGTCTCCAGGCTGAGCCTTTCTCTGGGATCGAAATCATTCGCAAGCATTGCGTTACCGTCGGGAGCCATCATATTCCGTCCAAGAGTCATTGCTTCAAAGGCGTCTTGCAGCTGCTGCGAAGCATTCCTGGCGCTTTGGTTCAAAGGCGCAGAGCCCCAACCGTCATCCGTCCTGGAGAGGGTGTTGGACCACACGCTGGGACCAATGGGGCTCGTAGGCGGTTCGTCTTCAAACCTGGTATCGATCCTCACCCTCACGCCCGACGTATCGCGAGGTTCACGGGGCTCAAGCGTGATGGCGGGACTGCGCTCCAATCGATCACGGACGCGGGACGATGAGCCGTACCCCTGAGTAAGACTTTGGTGGCGCTTGACGTCCGCGCCGCCCGTCGTTGTCGAAACATAGGAGGAGTCAGGAAGTGGAAGCTGGAACGGGGGGAGCGCTGCTGTGGAAGAAACGGGTGGAGGGGCGGGAGGAGAGAATGCaacagaagatggagaggaaatGACACCTGAAGACTGGCCGCTACTCGCCTGCTGGCTCGTTGACTGGCGGTACGTATGCTATGCAGGTTAGCCTTTGCTCACTGTCGGCAGACAATCAACACACCTCGCCTACAGCCTTGAGACTAAtgcttcttcccagtcCGCCGACATCACTATGTTTGGCCTGTGCCCTCAGGCTCTGCGTGCGCGATACGCCACCGCTTGTTGCTGAAGGGATAGGTTCATCCTGGGACAGTTGGGAAGAGTAGGTCGGACGGTGGAGcatggagagagaggacaGAGAGTGCGATGCCGAATGGGCAGAAACGGGCGGTGTGGGGCCGGATACAGTGGTGGTGTTTATAGCGATGCGGCGTGGCGGGCGGGGCGGCGGTACTGGTTCAGGAGCGCCCTGGTTGGCAGCCTGAGCAAGGCTGAGACCTAACTGGATGTCAGCTCCTGGAACGACTGCCGGACTGATCGGAATGTACCTCGCCTGGAGGGCAGGCTGCTCTGCCTGCCCAGACCCTTGCCCCAGCTCGCCGCCTCGATGCCTTCGCCCTCGCCTTCATTCTCCAGCACTACTTCCTTCGCTACCTCTC from Cryptococcus neoformans var. neoformans B-3501A chromosome 7, whole genome shotgun sequence encodes:
- a CDS encoding hypothetical protein (HMMPfam hit to YTH, YT521-B-like family, score: 167.2, E(): 3.5e-47) translates to MSPAPVAPIRQPRGPSTNSFSQAASPPSSTSAGNSGTAAATGPPAPDTDSLRRANTVSNPRHQPSASISASSAASSAFHGVPPSAASTSASSSRGVRGVSRFRSGSLSNALPDPGLVRRASGREVAKEVVLENEGEGEGIEAASWGKGLGRQSSLPSRRGLSLAQAANQGAPEPVPPPRPPRRIAINTTTVSGPTPPVSAHSASHSLSSLSMLHRPTYSSQLSQDEPIPSATSGGVSRTQSLRAQAKHSDVGGLGRSISLKAVGEHTYRQSTSQQASSGQSSGVISSPSSVAFSPPAPPPVSSTAALPPFQLPLPDSSYVSTTTGGADVKRHQSLTQGYGSSSRVRDRLERSPAITLEPREPRDTSGVRVRIDTRFEDEPPTSPIGPSVWSNTLSRTDDGWGSAPLNQSARNASQQLQDAFEAMTLGRNMMAPDGNAMLANDFDPRERLSLETDIMRHPQPSSNNTLPSGGQGLQRINSGAEEPSWVNKLVGGDSTPMVGNVMPRSSSALGWSERARQNETQRFPYGAYNMPFGNGFNMGLKPQMGQMGMPQMGPVGMNGMPMGMPMGMGPMNMGFPMGMNMGFGQMGANGFGQFAPGHPGQAQNQHPGQGYPPPSSSAAPTGHGMGAQDREVIELARKKGLNPATFNCKPQNARFFVIKSYTEEDVQKSLKHEIWSSTVLGNKRLDAAYRETANKGPIYLFFSVNGSRHFCGVAEMTTPVDETKTSKVWAQDKWKGIFEVKWIFVRDVPSAALRHIRLTNTPECKPITNSRDTQELPYEAGTEVLQIFLDHQTKSKTSLLQDFAYYEQLSVNRQNQNSPQNGNSQNQQPSSYQQFQQKPGNAIPPPMSTSHSGPTIPPVPAIPDKFR